The following proteins are encoded in a genomic region of Brachypodium distachyon strain Bd21 chromosome 1, Brachypodium_distachyon_v3.0, whole genome shotgun sequence:
- the LOC100833659 gene encoding uncharacterized protein LOC100833659: MERRQGFFAALRQEVSRGLSPARARRRSEAAELDAALRSSAAPGGGEMLAPLMEGPDPESGDGDGGGAGGASARKEGWGQWVRGQLARTPSSVAAAAAAGAGAARNDLRLLLGVMGAPLAPVHVSAAEPLPHLSIKDTPIETSSAQYILQQYLAASGGQKLLASVRNTYVMGKVRMVATEFENAGRLVKNRNAARGAEPGRFVLWQMAPEMWYIELAVGGSKVHAGCNGKLVWRHTPWLGSHAAKGPVRPLRRALQGLDPLTAASMFAGARCIGERKVSGEDCFILKLCTDPETLKARTEGLAEIIRHVMFGYFSQRTGLLVHIEDSHLTRIQSTTGGDAVYWETTTNSFIEDYRPVDGIMIAHSGRSAVTLFRFGEVAMSHTKTRMEEAWSIEEVAFNVPGLSMDCFIPPTDIKSGSVGETVELSHGEKSKFGPPPGHRAKVAALEKADDRD; the protein is encoded by the exons ATGGAAAGGAGGCAGGGCTTCTTCGCGGCGCTGAGGCAGGAGGTGTCGCGCGGGCTGTCGCCGGCGAGGGCGCGCCGGAGGTCGGAAGCCGCGGAGCTGGACGCCGCGCTCAGgtcctccgccgcgcccggGGGTGGCGAGATGCTGGCGCCGCTCATGGAAGGGCCCGATCCGGagtccggcgacggcgacggcgggggcgcgggagGCGCGAGCGCGAGGAAGGAAGGGTGGGGGCAATGGGTCCGCGGCCAGCTCGCGCGGACGCCGTCCTcggtggcggccgcggcggcggccggcgccggcgcggctcGCAACGACCTCAGGCTGCTCCTCGGCGTCATGGGCGCGCCGCTAGCGCCCGTGCATGTCTCTGCCGCCGAGCCGCTCCCGCACCTCAGCATTAAGGACACTCCCATC GAGACCTCGTCGGCGCAGTACATTCTGCAGCAGTACCTGGCCGCTTCTGGTGGGCAAAAGCTCCTCGCGTCCGTACGCAATACCTACGTCATGGGCAAGGTGCGCATGGTGGCCACCGAGTTTGAGAACGCCGGCCGCCTTGTCAAGAACCGCAACGCCGCTCGCGGTGCCGAGCCAGGCCGCTTCGTGCTTTGGCAGATGGCCCCTGAGATGTGGTACATCGAACTAGCTGTCGGTGGAAGCAAGGTGCATGCTGGCTGCAATGGCAAGCTTGTGTGGCGCCATACCCCGTGGCTCGGATCCCATGCTGCCAAGGGCCCTGTTCGCCCGCTCCGCCGTGCACTTCAG GGCCTGGATCCATTGACCGCAGCAAGCATGTTTGCTGGTGCACGGTGCATTGGGGAGAGGAAGGTGAGCGGGGAGGATTGCTTCATTCTGAAGCTGTGCACTGACCCTGAGACCCTCAAGGCGCGGACTGAGGGCCTCGCGGAGATCATCAGGCATGTCATGTTTGGGTATTTCAGCCAGAGGACTGGCCTTCTCGTCCACATTGAGGATTCACATCTCACGAGGATTCAGTCAACAACTGGCGGGGATGCGGTCTACTGGGAGACAACCACCAATTCTTTCATCGAGGACTACCGGCCGGTGGATGGTATCATGATTGCGCACTCTGGGCGCTCGGCTGTGACCCTGTTCCGTTTTGGCGAGGTGGCCATGAGCCACACCAAGACTCGGATGGAGGAGGCATGGAGCATTGAGGAGGTTGCGTTCAATGTTCCTGGTCTGTCCATGGATTGTTTCATCCCACCCACTGATATCAAGTCTGGATCTGTTGGTGAAACTGTCGAGCTTTCTCATGGTGAGAAGAGTAAGTTTGGCCCTCCCCCAGGTCATCGTGCCAAAGTTGCCGCATTGGAGAAGGCAGATGATCGCGACTGA
- the LOC100841687 gene encoding metal transporter Nramp6 has protein sequence MASAGDPPACAAPAPDGEARALLRPPPEEEASFDPAEKIIVSISGADSDADDEDRFSATGRVPPFSWRKLWLFTGPGFLMSIAFLDPGNIEGDLQAGATAGDTLLWLLLWATAMGLLVQLLAARLGVVTGKNLAELCRDEYPDWVRRALWLMAEVSMVSADIQEVIGSAIAIKILSRGFLPIWAGVVITALDCFIFLSLENYGMRKLEALFAVLIAIMAWSFAWMFVETKPSGKDLINGILFPKLSSRTLRQAVGIVGCVITPHNVFLHSALVQSRKIDPNKEYQVREALRYYSIESTMALVVPFMINLFVTTVFAKGFYGTEEAGTIGLENAGQYLQKKFGGDYFPILSIWGVGLLAAGTSSTITGTYAGQFIMDGFLNWQLKKWIRAMITRSFAILPTITVALFFNTSESALDVLNEWLNVLQSVQIPFSLIPLITLVSKEQVMGVFKIGLRTQIVTWTVASLPIIINGYLLLDFFSSEIRGPISGMCLCVAVLAYGTFLLYLILRFTERSNHGFTVVNKNSLT, from the exons atggcctccgccggggACCCCCCGGCgtgcgccgcccccgcccccgacggcgaggcgcgcgCGCTCCTCCGTCCGCCCCCCGAGGAAGAGGCCTCCTTCGATCCGGCCGAGAAGATCATCGTCTCCATCTCCGGGGCCGACTcggacgccgacgacgaggaccgCTTCTCCGCCACCGGCCGCGTGCCGCCCTTCTCGTGGCGCAAGCTCTGGCTCTTCACGGGGCCCGGGTTCCTGATGAGCATCGCGTTCCTCGACCCGGGCAACATCGAGGGCGATCTCCAGGctggcgccaccgccggcgacaCGCTGCTCTGGCTGCTCCTCTGGGCCACGGCCATGGGCCTGCTCGTGCAGCTGCTCGCCGCGCGCCTCGGGGTGGTCACCGGAAAGAATCTGGCCGAGCTCTGCCGCGATGAGTACCCGGATTGGGTGCGCCGCGCGCTCTGGCTCATGGCCGAGGTCTCCATGGTAAGCGCCGACATCCAGGAGGTCATAGGGAGCGCCATTGCCATCAAGATCCTCAGTCGCGGGTTCCTGCCGATTTGGGCCGGCGTTGTCATCACGGCTTTGGACTG ctttatttttctttcccttgAGAACTATGGAATGAGAAAATTGGAGGCTTTATTTGCAGTTCTTATTGCAATAATGGCCTGGTCCTTCGCATGGATGTTTGTAGAAACCAAGCCCAGTGGGAAAGACCTAATTAATG GTATTCTATTTCCTAAGCTGAGCTCGAGAACACTAAGGCAAGCAGTTGGGATTGTTGGATGTGTTATCACGCCCCACAACGTGTTCCTCCATTCTGCTCTTGTCCAATCAAGAAAAATTGACCCGAACAAGGAATACCAAGTCCGTGAAGCGTTGAGGTATTATAGCATTGAATCCACCATGGCGTTGGTAGTGCCATTCATGATAAATTTATTTGTCACAACagtttttgcaaaagggttctATGGCACAGAAGAAGCAGGCACTATTGGGCTTGAAAATGCTGGACAGTATCTTCAGAAGAAGTTTGGGGGAGATTATTTCCCTATCCTTTCTATCTGGGGAGTTGGGCTGTTAGCCGCTGGTACAAGCAGTACCATAACTGGAACTTATGCCGGACAGTTTATAATGGATGGATTTCTGAATTGGCAGTTGAAAAAATGGATCAGGGCAATGATCACTAGAAGCTTTGCAATTTTGCCAACCATAACGGTCGCTCTGTTCTTCAACACATCTGAATCTGCACTGGATGTTCTGAATGAGTGGCTCAATGTGCTCCAGTCAGTTCAGATCCCGTTTTCACTCATACCACTGATAACATTGGTATCCAAGGAGCAAGTCATGGGAGTTTTTAAGATAGGTCTAAGAACACAA ATCGTAACCTGGACAGTTGCATCTTTACCGATCATAATCAATGGCTATCTCTTGTTGGATTTCTTCTCCTCGGAGATACGAGGCCCGATATCTGGCATGTGCCTCTGTGTGGCTGTGCTTGCTTATGGCACATTCCTATTGTATCTTATCCTCCGGTTCACGGAGCGATCTAACCATGGTTTTACAGTAGTGAACAAGAACAGCCTAACATGA
- the LOC100841991 gene encoding peamaclein, whose product MNNKNKPPAVSRRSRALQVQVALLLVLLLAASRLQACGAASGFCAGKCAVRCGRGTSARARGSCMKYCGLCCEECACVPTRGKGGSRDECPCYRDMLTSGPRKRPKCP is encoded by the exons ATGAACAACAAGAACAAGCCGCCGGCCGTCTCGAGGCGCAGCAGGGCGCTGCAGGTGCAGGTCGCCCTGCTCCTCGTTTTGCTCCTTGCTGCTTCACGGCTCCAGGCTTGCGGCGCGGCTTCAG GGTTCTGCGCGGGCAAGTGCGCGGTGCGGTGCGGGCGTGGGACTAGCGCGCGGGCGAGGGGTTCGTGCATGAAGTACTGCGGGCTGTGCTGCGAGGAGTGCGCCTGCGTGCCCACGCGGGGGAAGGGCGGGAGCCGCGACGAGTGCCCCTGCTACCGCGACATGCTCACCTCCGGCCCAAGGAAGAGGCCCAAGTGCCCCTGA